The Mycolicibacterium smegmatis genome has a window encoding:
- a CDS encoding amino acid ABC transporter ATP-binding protein: MVRAESVCKNFGALKVLRGVTLNVSKGQVLVLVGPSGSGKSTFLRCINHLETVSAGRLYVDGQLVGYRERGGKLHEMKPSDVAKQRRDVGMVFQHFNLFPHRTALANIIEAPIKVKGVKKKEAIDRARDLLNQVGLADKAEAYPAQLSGGQQQRVAIARALAMNPKLMLFDEPTSALDPELVGDVLGVMKKLASEGMTMVVVTHEMGFAREVADKLVFMDGGVIVESGDPREVMANPKHERTKAFLSKVM; encoded by the coding sequence ATGGTGCGCGCCGAGAGCGTGTGCAAGAACTTCGGTGCGCTCAAGGTGCTGCGGGGTGTCACCCTCAATGTCTCGAAGGGACAGGTGCTGGTGCTCGTCGGCCCGTCCGGTTCGGGCAAGTCGACGTTCCTGCGGTGCATCAACCATCTGGAGACCGTGAGTGCGGGGCGGCTCTACGTCGACGGACAACTCGTCGGCTACCGCGAACGCGGCGGCAAACTGCACGAGATGAAGCCGTCCGACGTGGCCAAACAGCGTCGCGACGTCGGAATGGTGTTCCAGCACTTCAACTTGTTCCCGCACCGCACCGCGCTGGCCAACATCATCGAGGCGCCCATCAAGGTCAAGGGCGTCAAGAAGAAGGAGGCCATCGACCGGGCCCGCGATCTGCTCAACCAGGTGGGTCTGGCGGACAAGGCCGAGGCCTACCCGGCGCAGCTGTCGGGTGGTCAGCAACAGCGCGTGGCCATCGCGCGCGCGCTCGCGATGAACCCCAAGCTCATGCTGTTCGACGAGCCCACCTCGGCGCTGGACCCCGAACTCGTCGGCGATGTCCTCGGCGTGATGAAGAAGCTCGCCTCCGAGGGCATGACCATGGTGGTGGTCACTCACGAGATGGGTTTCGCGCGCGAGGTCGCCGACAAGCTGGTCTTCATGGACGGCGGCGTCATCGTCGAGAGCGGCGATCCCCGCGAGGTCATGGCAAACCCGAAACACGAACGGACAAAAGCCTTCCTGTCCAAGGTGATGTAG
- a CDS encoding DUF2339 domain-containing protein, which yields MTEPQRAVIARVTADLTAVSAYLNRMAGDLATLDRLVAQQSAAPRPEAVAPQWSPQAPQQPPRQWTPQPVAPVAPVAVPARQPDTPPKPRSEGWIGKVLAVAGVAVTLVGVVSLLVLAAQAGILRPEVRVAAGAALAVALVAVAMWLDRRPGGRVGAVALAATGVAAAYMDVIAVTAIYEWVPAPVGLALAGVVGACGLMLARWWGSEQLGLLVFVPLIALAPVITDGVTLLLIGFMLALSAASLPVQFGRDWFWLHAARTAAVTIPLLVALVSAAIGGREDLRLALVCALAAVPALAGGVTVSRFSTRPVATTVVSALGTVPLLCVSATADRVPAVLLIGGLAAAALAVAAIGDRLPGIGAPVRRVWAATSAAAALIAVLVAFDGTVAAPVLLAMSIAIAVGGQRHPVGRCAAIGFALIGAMFYLDHAAPAMLVEATPLDGPTVASVVIGSVMLIGAAAANGWTWSRAVSDTEVVRLVWVAVSAVIGYAATALTVTVGVALGGAEVGFLAGHMAATLSWIVAAALAFGYAARRPGASRSVLIGGGLVLVAAATGKLFLFDLGTLDGMYRVVLFIVGGLVLLGMGAGYARFLAQQSDGRSDAQPGTDHEAHST from the coding sequence ATGACCGAACCCCAACGTGCAGTCATCGCCCGGGTGACGGCAGATCTCACGGCCGTTTCGGCGTACCTGAACCGGATGGCCGGTGATCTGGCCACTCTGGACCGGCTGGTGGCCCAGCAGTCCGCGGCGCCGCGTCCCGAAGCCGTCGCACCGCAGTGGTCCCCGCAGGCGCCTCAGCAGCCGCCCCGGCAGTGGACCCCGCAACCGGTTGCGCCGGTCGCCCCGGTGGCCGTGCCTGCTCGGCAACCGGACACCCCGCCCAAGCCGCGCTCGGAAGGGTGGATCGGCAAGGTACTGGCGGTGGCCGGTGTCGCAGTGACGCTCGTCGGCGTGGTGTCGCTGCTGGTGCTGGCCGCACAGGCCGGCATCCTGCGCCCCGAGGTGCGAGTGGCGGCAGGGGCGGCCCTGGCCGTGGCGCTGGTGGCCGTCGCGATGTGGCTCGACCGCCGTCCCGGTGGCCGGGTCGGGGCGGTCGCACTCGCGGCGACCGGTGTGGCCGCGGCGTACATGGACGTGATCGCGGTGACGGCCATCTACGAATGGGTCCCGGCCCCGGTGGGTTTGGCGCTGGCCGGGGTCGTCGGGGCCTGCGGCCTGATGCTGGCGCGGTGGTGGGGCTCCGAGCAACTCGGGTTGCTGGTGTTCGTGCCGCTGATCGCGTTGGCGCCGGTGATCACCGACGGCGTGACGCTGCTGCTGATCGGTTTCATGCTGGCGCTGTCGGCGGCGTCGCTTCCGGTGCAGTTCGGCCGGGACTGGTTCTGGCTGCACGCCGCGCGCACGGCCGCGGTGACGATCCCGCTGCTCGTCGCACTGGTCTCGGCCGCGATCGGCGGGCGCGAGGATCTCCGGCTGGCCCTGGTGTGTGCACTGGCGGCGGTGCCTGCGCTCGCGGGTGGTGTGACGGTGTCGCGCTTCAGCACCAGGCCGGTGGCGACCACGGTGGTCTCGGCGCTGGGAACGGTTCCGCTGCTGTGTGTTTCGGCCACCGCGGACCGCGTGCCTGCCGTCCTGCTGATCGGCGGGCTGGCGGCCGCGGCGCTGGCCGTCGCGGCCATCGGGGACCGGCTGCCGGGCATCGGGGCGCCGGTGCGCCGGGTGTGGGCCGCAACCTCGGCGGCGGCCGCTCTGATCGCCGTGCTCGTGGCGTTCGACGGCACGGTGGCCGCGCCGGTGCTGCTGGCGATGTCGATCGCGATCGCGGTGGGCGGGCAGCGCCATCCGGTCGGGCGTTGCGCCGCAATCGGTTTCGCGTTGATCGGCGCGATGTTCTACCTCGACCACGCGGCGCCGGCCATGCTCGTCGAGGCGACACCGCTCGACGGCCCGACTGTCGCCTCGGTCGTGATCGGCAGTGTGATGCTGATCGGTGCCGCGGCCGCGAACGGCTGGACATGGTCGCGGGCGGTGTCCGATACCGAGGTTGTGCGCCTGGTGTGGGTCGCGGTATCAGCGGTGATCGGATACGCGGCGACCGCGCTGACCGTCACGGTCGGGGTGGCGCTGGGCGGGGCGGAGGTGGGCTTTTTGGCCGGGCATATGGCCGCAACGCTCAGTTGGATCGTGGCCGCGGCCCTGGCGTTCGGATACGCCGCACGACGTCCGGGCGCATCGCGGTCGGTGCTGATCGGCGGGGGACTGGTGCTGGTGGCCGCGGCGACGGGCAAGCTGTTCCTGTTCGACCTCGGCACGCTGGACGGCATGTACCGGGTCGTGCTGTTCATCGTGGGCGGGCTGGTGCTGCTGGGAATGGGCGCGGGTTATGCACGGTTTCTGGCCCAGCAGTCCGACGGCCGGTCGGATGCGCAACCGGGAACGGATCACGAGGCCCACTCGACGTGA
- the macS gene encoding MacS family sensor histidine kinase gives MQREPDPVTPLWRAAQGFRLLSCLYALGFHIAITDDLRRPVLGWVLFAGLIVWSAACATVYLTGSRRRGTWVIAELVVVVALMLSTELVASEQWIADNQSWPTTLWATNATISVALHFGPIGGMSAGLAVMATVALLKGHVSVNLGRNATIVIELAVGLAVGMAAQTARRAHAELERAVRLSAALEERERLSRRVHDGAIQVLALVARRGREIGGETAKLAELAGEQERALRRLVSAADTDTMAGPLTDVGALLRTRASDRVSVSVPAEPVLLDHPVARELFAAAENALDNVAAHAGADARAFVLLEDLGEEVTVSIRDDGVGIPEGRLAEAERQGRMGVAKSIVGRMDWLGGTAVLTTGPDSGTEWELTVPRTRKGQ, from the coding sequence GTGCAGCGCGAGCCCGACCCGGTCACACCGTTGTGGCGTGCCGCGCAGGGTTTTCGGCTGCTGAGTTGCCTGTATGCGCTGGGGTTCCACATCGCGATCACCGATGATCTGCGGCGTCCGGTGCTCGGGTGGGTCCTGTTCGCCGGCCTCATCGTGTGGAGCGCGGCATGCGCGACGGTCTATCTGACCGGGTCCCGCAGGCGCGGGACGTGGGTGATCGCCGAGCTCGTCGTGGTGGTCGCGCTGATGCTGTCGACGGAGCTGGTGGCGTCCGAACAGTGGATCGCCGACAACCAGTCCTGGCCGACGACGCTGTGGGCGACCAACGCCACCATCTCGGTGGCGTTGCACTTCGGCCCGATCGGGGGCATGTCCGCCGGGCTCGCGGTGATGGCGACGGTCGCGCTGCTCAAGGGCCATGTGAGCGTCAACCTCGGCCGCAACGCCACCATCGTGATCGAGCTCGCGGTCGGTCTGGCTGTCGGGATGGCCGCGCAGACCGCGCGGCGCGCGCACGCCGAACTGGAACGCGCCGTGCGACTCTCGGCGGCCCTGGAGGAACGTGAACGGCTCTCGAGGCGCGTGCACGACGGCGCGATCCAGGTGCTCGCCCTGGTGGCGCGCAGGGGGCGTGAGATCGGTGGCGAGACCGCGAAGCTGGCCGAACTCGCGGGTGAGCAGGAACGTGCCCTGCGTCGTCTGGTCAGCGCGGCCGACACCGACACCATGGCAGGCCCGCTCACCGATGTGGGTGCCCTGCTGCGGACGAGGGCCTCCGACCGGGTGTCGGTGAGTGTGCCCGCCGAACCGGTGCTGCTGGACCATCCGGTCGCGCGGGAACTGTTCGCGGCGGCCGAGAACGCGCTCGACAACGTCGCCGCGCATGCCGGCGCCGACGCTCGGGCGTTCGTGCTGCTGGAGGACCTGGGCGAGGAGGTCACGGTGAGCATCCGCGACGACGGTGTGGGCATCCCGGAGGGGCGGCTCGCCGAGGCCGAGCGGCAGGGTCGCATGGGTGTCGCGAAATCCATTGTGGGACGCATGGATTGGCTGGGAGGTACGGCGGTGTTGACGACGGGACCGGACAGCGGGACCGAGTGGGAGCTCACCGTTCCGCGCACACGGAAGGGGCAGTGA
- a CDS encoding sulfurtransferase, whose translation MATTRSDVFISTAELIQLLAAGGPVTLLDVRWTLAEPNGEQAYLDGHLPGAVYVSLDDELADHTVRGRGRHPLPSGRHLEAAARRWGVRDGVPTVVYDDWNRAGSARAWWCLTAAGISGVRILDGGLGAWVAGGGGVETGPVTPEPGDVRVVHDDLYRGALPTLTADDVQSAAALIDARAPERFRGEVEPVDPVAGHVPGAVNLPSTGLLNPDGTLRDEAQVRALLADRGVDDTGDTAVGAYCGSGVTAALTVAGLAAAGVDAALFPGSWSEWVCDPGRPVARGEK comes from the coding sequence GTGGCGACAACTCGTTCCGACGTCTTCATCAGCACCGCGGAGCTCATCCAGCTGCTCGCGGCAGGCGGCCCGGTGACCCTGCTCGACGTGCGCTGGACCCTGGCCGAGCCGAACGGTGAACAGGCCTATCTCGACGGGCATCTGCCCGGCGCGGTCTACGTGTCGCTCGACGACGAGCTCGCCGACCACACCGTGCGCGGCCGCGGCCGTCACCCACTGCCGTCCGGACGTCACCTCGAGGCCGCCGCGCGCCGCTGGGGCGTGCGCGACGGTGTCCCGACCGTGGTGTACGACGACTGGAACCGCGCGGGTTCGGCGCGTGCCTGGTGGTGTCTGACCGCCGCGGGGATCAGCGGTGTGCGCATCCTCGACGGTGGTCTGGGGGCCTGGGTTGCGGGCGGAGGCGGTGTCGAGACCGGTCCGGTGACACCGGAACCGGGCGACGTCCGCGTCGTCCACGACGATCTGTACCGCGGCGCGCTGCCCACGCTGACCGCCGACGACGTGCAGTCCGCGGCTGCTCTGATCGACGCCAGGGCGCCCGAGCGGTTCCGCGGTGAGGTCGAGCCGGTCGACCCCGTCGCCGGTCACGTCCCGGGCGCGGTGAACCTGCCGAGCACCGGGCTGCTCAATCCCGACGGCACCCTGCGTGACGAGGCACAGGTGCGTGCGCTTCTCGCCGACCGCGGCGTCGACGACACCGGGGACACCGCAGTGGGTGCCTACTGCGGTTCGGGCGTGACGGCCGCGCTCACCGTGGCGGGCCTGGCCGCGGCGGGTGTCGATGCCGCGCTGTTCCCGGGATCCTGGTCGGAGTGGGTCTGCGATCCCGGCCGCCCGGTGGCACGCGGCGAGAAGTAG
- a CDS encoding amino acid ABC transporter permease — protein sequence MTDVDTPPQAAPAAIDAVPLRHPWRWVAAVVIVVLAALFLYGAATNDSYRWPIYFEYLFNERVLTVGVLNTLQLTIYSMLIAIVLGVLLAVMRLSPNPVFRSVAWVYLWIFRGTPVYVQLVFWGLLPTIYQNIQLGVPFGPSFFHLNLQSLSIPFLLAILGLALNEAAYMAEIIRAGISSVPEGQMEASTALGMSWGLAMRRTVLPQAMRVIIPPTGNEIISMLKTTSLVTAVPFTLDLYGITSREIAARIFEPVPLLLVAATWYLVITSILMVGQYYLERYYSRGASRKLTTKQLEALAKAQTVGEAHP from the coding sequence GTGACAGATGTCGACACGCCGCCACAGGCGGCCCCGGCCGCTATTGACGCGGTGCCGCTGCGCCACCCCTGGCGCTGGGTGGCGGCGGTCGTCATCGTCGTACTCGCGGCCCTTTTCCTCTACGGCGCGGCGACCAACGATTCGTATCGCTGGCCGATCTACTTCGAGTACCTGTTCAACGAGCGGGTCCTCACGGTCGGTGTGCTCAACACGCTGCAACTGACCATCTACTCGATGCTCATCGCCATCGTCCTCGGCGTGCTGCTCGCGGTGATGCGGCTGTCGCCGAACCCGGTGTTCCGGTCGGTAGCGTGGGTGTACCTGTGGATCTTCCGCGGCACCCCGGTGTACGTGCAGTTGGTGTTCTGGGGTCTGCTCCCGACGATCTACCAGAACATCCAGCTGGGCGTGCCGTTCGGGCCGTCGTTCTTCCACCTCAACCTGCAGTCGCTGTCCATCCCGTTCCTGCTGGCGATCCTCGGCCTGGCCCTCAACGAGGCCGCCTACATGGCCGAGATCATCCGCGCGGGTATCAGCTCGGTGCCCGAGGGGCAGATGGAAGCGTCCACGGCACTGGGCATGTCGTGGGGGCTGGCGATGCGGCGCACGGTGCTCCCGCAGGCGATGCGCGTCATCATCCCGCCCACGGGCAACGAGATCATCAGCATGCTCAAGACCACATCGCTGGTGACCGCGGTGCCGTTCACCCTCGATCTGTACGGCATCACCTCACGTGAGATCGCCGCCCGGATCTTCGAACCCGTGCCGCTGCTGCTGGTGGCCGCGACGTGGTACCTCGTGATCACGAGCATCCTGATGGTCGGCCAGTACTACCTGGAGCGCTACTACTCGCGGGGTGCCTCGCGGAAGCTGACCACCAAGCAGCTCGAGGCGCTCGCCAAGGCCCAGACGGTAGGAGAAGCACACCCGTGA
- a CDS encoding response regulator has product MTDAAPTVMVVDDHPIWRDAVARDLADDGFDVVATADGVASASRRAAVVRPDVVLMDMRLGDGSGAQATAEVLAVSPRSRVLVLSASDERDDVLQAVKAGATGYLVKSASRTELADAVRATAEGRAVFTPGLAGLVLGEYRRIAQQPAQEGPATPTLTERETEILRYVAKGLTAKQIAARLSLSHRTVENHVQATFRKLQVANRVELARYAIEHGLDE; this is encoded by the coding sequence ATGACCGATGCGGCACCCACGGTGATGGTGGTCGACGACCACCCGATCTGGCGAGATGCCGTCGCCCGCGACCTCGCCGACGACGGTTTCGACGTCGTCGCCACGGCCGACGGCGTCGCGTCGGCGTCCCGCCGTGCCGCGGTGGTCCGCCCCGACGTGGTCCTGATGGACATGCGCCTCGGCGACGGTTCCGGGGCTCAGGCCACCGCGGAGGTGCTCGCGGTCTCACCGCGGTCGCGCGTGCTGGTGCTGTCGGCCTCCGACGAACGCGACGACGTGCTGCAGGCGGTCAAGGCAGGCGCCACGGGATATCTGGTGAAGAGCGCATCGAGAACCGAACTCGCCGACGCGGTCCGCGCCACCGCGGAGGGCCGCGCGGTCTTCACCCCCGGTCTGGCGGGACTGGTGCTGGGGGAGTATCGGCGCATCGCGCAACAACCGGCACAGGAGGGGCCCGCGACGCCCACCCTCACCGAACGCGAGACCGAGATCCTGCGGTATGTGGCGAAAGGCCTGACAGCCAAACAGATCGCCGCGCGTCTTTCGCTGAGTCACCGCACCGTGGAGAACCACGTGCAGGCGACGTTCCGCAAGCTCCAGGTCGCCAACCGGGTCGAACTCGCCCGCTACGCGATAGAACACGGGCTGGACGAGTAG
- a CDS encoding Dps family protein, producing the protein MSVRRTESDIQGFHATPEFGGNLQKVLVDLIELSLQGKQAHWNVVGSNFRDLHLQLDELVDFAREGSDTIAERMRALDAVPDGRSDTVAATTTLPEFPAFERSTADVVDLITTRINATVDTIRRVHDAVDAEDPSTADLLHGLIDGLEKQAWLIRSENRKV; encoded by the coding sequence ATGAGCGTACGTAGGACTGAATCAGATATCCAAGGTTTCCATGCCACACCGGAGTTCGGCGGCAACCTCCAGAAGGTTCTCGTCGACCTGATCGAGCTGTCCCTGCAGGGCAAACAGGCCCATTGGAACGTGGTGGGCAGCAACTTCCGTGACCTGCACCTGCAGCTCGACGAGTTGGTCGACTTCGCGCGCGAGGGCAGCGACACGATCGCCGAACGGATGCGCGCGCTGGACGCCGTTCCCGACGGCCGTTCCGACACCGTGGCGGCCACCACGACGCTGCCGGAATTCCCCGCGTTCGAGCGCAGCACAGCCGATGTCGTCGACCTCATCACCACCCGTATCAACGCCACGGTCGACACCATCCGGCGCGTCCACGACGCGGTGGACGCCGAGGATCCCAGCACGGCCGATCTGCTGCACGGGCTGATCGACGGGCTGGAGAAGCAGGCGTGGCTGATCCGCTCGGAGAACCGGAAGGTCTAA